The DNA segment AGGCGGTCCGGGTCCGGGACCCGCTCCTCCTCGGTGAAGGCGAAGCCGTTGACGGAGTCGCCGCGGTAGGTCGGCAGGGTCACGCCGTCGCGGGTCTCGGTCGGCTTGGAGCGCGGCTTGGAGTACTGGCCGGCGATGCGGCCGACCTTGACCACGGGCACCGAGGCCGCGTAGGTCAGGACGGCGCTCATCTGCAGGAGCGTCTTCAGCTTGGCCCGGATGTGGTCGGCGGACACGGCGTCGAAGGCCTCGGCGCAGTCGCCGCCCTGCAACAGGAACGCCTCGCCCTTGGCGACGGCTCCCATACGGGCACGCAGCTGATCGCACTCGCCCGCGAAGACGAGCGGGGGATACGACGCGAGGTCCGCGACGACATCGCGCAGGGCCTCGGAGTCGGGGTACTCGGGCTGCTGCGCCGCGGGAAGGTCTCGCCAGGTGTTGCCACCGGCGACGGAGGTATTGGCGTTCACGGTCACGGGCCCCACATTACGGGGTCGGGTCCACTCATTTTCCGGTTGCTCAGTGACTGAGACGGACGTCTCGGGGACGACTCGGGGACAACCGGTGCCGGGGGTGTCCGTACCGCCTGCTAGCCTCACGTCTTTCAGCGTTGAACAAGTGGACAACGAGGGTGGGCACTTGAAGCGGAATCACCGTAGAGATCTCAAGAAGAGACGGCTGCTCATCGGCGCCGGCGCGGCCGTGGTCGCGACCGCGACGATCGGCACCCTGGCCGTGGCCGCGCAGGACCCGGACGCCTCGGACGCCAAGCCCGCCTCGCCGTCCGCCGTGCTGCAGGCGCAGTTCGAGGACGCGGCCCGCGAGTTCGACGTGCCGCAGAGCGTCCTGATGGCGGTCTCCTTCCGGCAGACCCGGTGGGAGAGCCACGACGGCGCGCCCAGCACCAGCGGCGCGTACAACGTGATGGGGCTGACCAGTGTGTCGCCCGGGGACGTGGAGCAGCCGGACGACAAGGAACGTCTGGCGCACATGAACATGAGCGGCCGGCCGGAGATCGAGAAGACCTTCGACCGCGCCAAGGCGCTGCGCGCGATCCCGAAGAAGACGGTCGACACCTCCGACCCCCGGCTGCACACGCTGGAGAAGGCCGCCGAGCTGATCGACACGGACGCCGAGTCGGTCCGCGACGACACCGGGGACAGCATCCGCGCGGGCGCGGCCCTGCTCGCCGAGTACCAGCGCGAGGCCAAGGGCTCCCTGTCGGAGGACGCCTCCCAGTGGTACCCGGCGGTGGCGCGCTACAGCCAGTCGCCGGACCGGAAGGGCGCGGACCTCTTCGCGAAGCGCGTCTTCGAGTCGATCCGCACGGGCGAGAAGGCCCTCACCCAGGACGGCCAGCAGGTCTCGCTGCCGGCCGCCCCCGCCGTCAAGCCGGTCAAGCCGGCCAAGGTGCCGCTCGCCGCGAGCTTCGCGAGCACCGCCGCGGCGCCCACCCCGGAGTGCCCGTCCGGCCTGAACTGCGACTTCGTCCCGGCCGAGACCTCGGACACCGGCAAGCGCGGCTACACCCCCGCGGCGCGGCCCGACAAGGGCGTCGACATCCGCCGGATCGTGATCCACGACACCGAGGGCGACTACGCCAGCTCGCTCGCCACGCTCACCAACCCGGACACGGCAGCCAGCGCCCACTATCTGGTCCGCGCCTCGGACGGTCTGGTCACCCAGATGGTCGAGAACAAGGACCTGGCGTGGCACGCGGGCAACTGGACCCTCAACATGCACACCATCGGTGTGGAGCATGAGGGCTACGCCATCCGGGACGGCAAGTGGTACACGGAGCCGCAGTACGAGTCCTCCGCCGCCCTGGTGAAGTTCCTGGCCGACAAGTACGGCATCCCGCTCGACCGTGAGCACATCGTCGGCCACGACGAGGTGCCCGTGCAGCTGGACCGGAACATCTCCGGGACGCACTGGGACGCGGGCCCGTTCTGGGACTGGAACCACTACATGGGCCTGCTCGGGGCCCCGACGGGCGCCGAGGGCGCCGGCGGTCCGGTCAAGGCCGGCCAACTGGTGCGCGTGGTCCCGCCGTTCACCACGGCCAACCAGCCGAAGCTGACGTACGGCACCAAGGCGGTCGCCGCCCGGCCGGCGAACTTCGGCTACCTGTACACCTCGCCGTCCACCGGCGCCACCACGCTGAGCGACCCGTACTTCACGTCCCTGTGGAGCGAGGGTTCCAACTGGGGCAACAAGGTCCGCGCGGGCGGCACCTATGTGGTGGCCGAGTCGAGGACCAACTGGACGGCGATCTGGTACGCGGGGAAGAAGGCCTGGTTCTACAACCCCGGCGGCCAGTACACCGTGCCGCTGGACGCGGCCCCGCGCGTGGTGAAGGCCAGGGCCGGGGTGACGGTCCGGATCTACGGGCGCTCCTACCCGGAGACCGCGGCCTACGAGGCGGCGGGCCTGGAGGCCCCCACCGACAACCCGGACTACCTGACGAAGTACACCCTGCCCGCGGGCCAGTCCTACGCGCTGGCGGGCGCCGAGGTGAAGGGCGACGACTGGTTCGGCTCGGTCCAGACGGACGTCATCGGTGACACCTCCTACCTGCCGATCCGGTACAACCACCGGCTGGCGTGGGTGAAGGCGAGCGACGTCCAGACCTCCACCAGCGTCGCCCCGGTCTCCGCCACCGACCGGTACAACATGATCGGCCGGGACAGCGCCGGACGCATCTGGCAGTACCAGGGCACCGGCAGCGCCTCCGCGCCGTACTACCGCCGCTACCAGGTGGGCTACGGCTGGGGAAGCTACACGGCGATCACGGCCATGACGGCGCTGCGCGCGGACGGCACGGGCGACTTCGTGGCCCGCGACAAGGACGGCGTGCTCTGGTACTACCGGGGCAGCGGCAACCCGGACAAGCCGTACCTGGGCCGGCTCCGCATCGGCAGCGGCTGGAACCAGTACACCAGCCTCACCGGCATGCGCGACCTCGACAGCGACGGCAAGCCCGACCTGCTCGCTCTCAACGGCTCCGGCGACATCTACTTCTACAAGGGCACCGGCGACCCGGCACGTCCCTTCGAGCCCAAGGCCAAGATCGGGTACGGCTGGCAGATCTACAACGCGATCGTCTCCACCGGCGACCTCAACGGCGACGGCAAGGCGGACTTCGTGGCCCGCGACAAGTCCGGGGTGCTGTGGATCTACACGGGCACCGGCTCGGCCACCAAGCCGTACGACAAGCGCGTCAAGATCGGTTCGGGCTGGGGCGCGTACAAGCTGCTGCTCGGCCCGAGCGACCTGGACCGTGACGGCCGGGGCGACCTGGTCGGCGTGGACGGCAGCGGAGATTTCTGGTTCTACCACTCCACCGGAAGTGTGACCGCTCCGTTCGCGAAGAAGTCACAGGTCGGAGACGGCTGGCAGATCTACGACACGCTGTTCTAGCCGACAGGCACGCGGTGTTCGCGGGGCCCCTTTCCCGTCCGTCCGGACGGGAAAGGGGCCCCGCGCCGTCCGGCGTGGGCTAAGGTACGGGGCATGTTCGCGCACTCGACCCGTAACTGGTGGTGGACCGCTCATCCGGCGGCCCACTGATCGCGCGTACCCACACCGACGCACAGGCCGCCCGAGGGGCGGCCTTTTCCGTGTCCGCGGGCCGTTCCTCCCAGCAGATCCCCAGGGAAGGAACCACACCCCATGAGCACCACGAGCATCACCGGCATCGACCGGCTTCTGGGCGACGACTGCCCGCCGTTCGCCCTGCTCCGCCGGCGCACCCCCGGCCACGACCACGACACCGTCGAGGTGCTGATCGGCCAGGTGCGCGAGGTGGACCGGCTCGCCGAACTCCCGGTCGGCGAGCGGCCCTCACTGGCCCTGGTGCCGTTCCGGCAGATCGCGGAGCGCGGCTTCGACGTCCGCGACGACGGGACGCCGCTGTCGGTCCTGGTCGCCGACGAGTCGTACACGATGACCCTGGACGAGGCGCTGGAGCGGCTGCCCCGCCACGAAGTCCGGGTGTCCGACGGGGCGTTCGACGTCGGCGACGAGGAGTACGCCGCAACGGTGCGGCGGGTCATCGAGGACGAGATCGGCCGGGGCGAGGGCGCGAACTTCGTCATCCGGCGGACGTTCCGGGGACGGATCGACGGGTTCGGCCGGGCGGACGCGCTGGCCCTGTTCCGGCGGCTGCTCGCCGGGGAGCGGGGTGCGTACTGGACGTTCGTGGTGCACACCGGGGGCAGGACGCTGGTGGGGGCCAGTCCCGAGGTGCATGTGCGGATGTCGGGCGGCACCGTCGTGATGAATCCGATCAGCGGCACCTACCGCTACCCGGCCGGGGGGCCGACCCCGGAGAGCCTGCTCGCCTTCCTCGGCGACCGCAAGGAGACCGAGGAGCTGTCCATGGTGGTCGACGAGGAACTGAAGATGATGTGCACGGTCGGCGACATGGGCGGGGTGGTGATCGGCCCGCGCCTCAAGGAGATGGCCCATCTGGCGCACACCGAGTACGAGTTGCGCGGACGCTCCTCGCTGGACGTACGGGAGGTGCTGCGGGAGACCATGTTCGCGGCGACCGTCACCGGCTCCCCCGTGCAGAACGCCTGCCGGGTCATCGAACGGTACGAGGACGGCGGGCGCGGCTACTACGCGGGCGCGCTGGCCCTGCTGCGCCGGGAGCCGGACGGTACGCAGACCCTGGACTCGCCGATCCTGATCCGGACCGCCGACATCGACGCCGACGGCACCCTGCGCGTCCCGGTCGGGGCAACGCTGGTGCGCCACTCGGACCCGGCGGGCGAGGTCGCCGAGACCCACGCCAAGGCGGCCGGGGTGCTGGCCGCGCTCGGGGTGCGCCCGGCCCGGCCCGAGGCGGAGCGGGAGCGGCCCCGGCTGGCCGACGACCCCCGGGTGCGGGCGGCCCTGGACGCCCGGCGGGACGGGCTCGCCCCGTTCTGGCTGCGGATGCAGGAGCGCACCGCGGACCGGGCGGGCCACGCGCTGGTGGTGGACGGGGAGGACACGTTCACCGCGATGCTCGGGCACCTGCTGCGGGCTGCCGGACTCGACGTCACCGTGCGCCGGTACGACGAGCCGGGGCTGCGCGAGGCGGTGCGGGCGCACGAGGGGCCGGTGGTCCTGGGGCCGGGGCCCGGCAACCCGGGGGACCCGGCGGACCCGAAGATGCGGCTGCTGCGCGGGCTGGCGGCGGAGCTGGTCCGGGAGCACCGGCACGGGCTGCTCGGGGTGTGCCTGGGCCATGAGCTGATCGCGGCGGAGCTGGGCCTGGACATCGTCCGCAAGGCAGTGCCGTACCAGGGCGCGCAGACCGTGATCGACCTGTTCGGGACCCCGGAGACGGTGGGCTTCTACAACAGCTTCACCGCGCGCTGCGACGACGCGGGGGCGGCCGGGCTGGCGGCGCGCGGGATCGAGGCGAGCCGGGACGCGGCGACCGGGGAGCTGCACGCGCTGCGCGGGGCGGGTTTCGCCTCCGTGCAGTTCCACCCGGAGTCGGTGCTGACGCTGCGCGGTTCGGCGATCGTGGCCGAGCTCCTCGCCGGGCTGCCGGTCGGCGGCTGAGCGGCCCGGCCCCGGAGCCGGGCGGGCGGTCAGGCTCCGGGGCGGGCGGGCACCAGGACGTTCTCGCCGGTGCGGCCGGCCAGGTAGTCGTCCACGTTCGCGACGGTGGCGTCGATGATCTGGCCGACCGCGTCCCGCGTGTAGTACGCCTGGTGCGAGGTGACGATGACGTTCGGGAAGGTGACGAGCCGGGCCAGGGTGTCGTCGTCCACGCCCTCCAGCGACTTGTCCAGGAAGAACAGCCCGGCCTCCGCCTCGTACACGTCGAGTCCGACGCCCAGGAAGCGGCCCGCGCGCAGCTCGCCGACCAGGGCGGAGGTGTCGACCAGGCCGCCCCGGCTGGAGTTGACGAGGATCGCGTCGTCCTTCATCAGGGCGAGGGCGTCCTTGTCGATGAGGTGGTGGGTGGCGGGCAGCAGCGGGACGTGCAGGCTGATCACGTCGGCCTCGGCGAGCAGCCGCTCCTTGTCGACGTAGCGCATGCCCAGTTCGGCGCAGGCCGGGTTCTCGGCGACGTCCCAGCCGAGCAGCCTCATGCCGAAGCCGTGGGCGATCCGGGTGAACGCCTCGCCGATCTTGCCGGTGCCGATGACGCCGACGGTGCGGCCGTGCAGGTCGCGGCCGAGGAGCCCGTCGAGGCGGAAGTCGAAGTCGCGGGTGCGGCCGGCCGCCCGGATCACCCGGCGGTTGACCGCCATGGCGAGGGTCCAGGCGAACTCCGCGACGGAGTACGGCGAGTAGTGGGAGACCCGCGCGACGCGCAGGCCCAGGCGCTCGGCGACGTCCAGGTCGATGTTGTTGAAGCCGGTGGAGCGCTGGGCGATCAGCTGGGTGCCGCCGGTCGCCAGGGTCTGCAGGACAGCGCTGCCCAGGTCGGCGTTGACGCTGGTGGAGATGACCTCGTAGCCGGCGGCGATGGGGGCGGTGTCCCGGTTGAGGAAGACGTCCAGGCAGCGGACCTCGTGCTTTCCGGCGAAGGCCGCCTCGATCAGCGGCTTCTCGTCGGACTGCACTCCGAAGGCCAGGATCTCC comes from the Streptomyces sp. NBC_00525 genome and includes:
- a CDS encoding N-acetylmuramoyl-L-alanine amidase — protein: MKRNHRRDLKKRRLLIGAGAAVVATATIGTLAVAAQDPDASDAKPASPSAVLQAQFEDAAREFDVPQSVLMAVSFRQTRWESHDGAPSTSGAYNVMGLTSVSPGDVEQPDDKERLAHMNMSGRPEIEKTFDRAKALRAIPKKTVDTSDPRLHTLEKAAELIDTDAESVRDDTGDSIRAGAALLAEYQREAKGSLSEDASQWYPAVARYSQSPDRKGADLFAKRVFESIRTGEKALTQDGQQVSLPAAPAVKPVKPAKVPLAASFASTAAAPTPECPSGLNCDFVPAETSDTGKRGYTPAARPDKGVDIRRIVIHDTEGDYASSLATLTNPDTAASAHYLVRASDGLVTQMVENKDLAWHAGNWTLNMHTIGVEHEGYAIRDGKWYTEPQYESSAALVKFLADKYGIPLDREHIVGHDEVPVQLDRNISGTHWDAGPFWDWNHYMGLLGAPTGAEGAGGPVKAGQLVRVVPPFTTANQPKLTYGTKAVAARPANFGYLYTSPSTGATTLSDPYFTSLWSEGSNWGNKVRAGGTYVVAESRTNWTAIWYAGKKAWFYNPGGQYTVPLDAAPRVVKARAGVTVRIYGRSYPETAAYEAAGLEAPTDNPDYLTKYTLPAGQSYALAGAEVKGDDWFGSVQTDVIGDTSYLPIRYNHRLAWVKASDVQTSTSVAPVSATDRYNMIGRDSAGRIWQYQGTGSASAPYYRRYQVGYGWGSYTAITAMTALRADGTGDFVARDKDGVLWYYRGSGNPDKPYLGRLRIGSGWNQYTSLTGMRDLDSDGKPDLLALNGSGDIYFYKGTGDPARPFEPKAKIGYGWQIYNAIVSTGDLNGDGKADFVARDKSGVLWIYTGTGSATKPYDKRVKIGSGWGAYKLLLGPSDLDRDGRGDLVGVDGSGDFWFYHSTGSVTAPFAKKSQVGDGWQIYDTLF
- a CDS encoding trp operon leader peptide, coding for MFAHSTRNWWWTAHPAAH
- a CDS encoding anthranilate synthase family protein, with translation MSTTSITGIDRLLGDDCPPFALLRRRTPGHDHDTVEVLIGQVREVDRLAELPVGERPSLALVPFRQIAERGFDVRDDGTPLSVLVADESYTMTLDEALERLPRHEVRVSDGAFDVGDEEYAATVRRVIEDEIGRGEGANFVIRRTFRGRIDGFGRADALALFRRLLAGERGAYWTFVVHTGGRTLVGASPEVHVRMSGGTVVMNPISGTYRYPAGGPTPESLLAFLGDRKETEELSMVVDEELKMMCTVGDMGGVVIGPRLKEMAHLAHTEYELRGRSSLDVREVLRETMFAATVTGSPVQNACRVIERYEDGGRGYYAGALALLRREPDGTQTLDSPILIRTADIDADGTLRVPVGATLVRHSDPAGEVAETHAKAAGVLAALGVRPARPEAERERPRLADDPRVRAALDARRDGLAPFWLRMQERTADRAGHALVVDGEDTFTAMLGHLLRAAGLDVTVRRYDEPGLREAVRAHEGPVVLGPGPGNPGDPADPKMRLLRGLAAELVREHRHGLLGVCLGHELIAAELGLDIVRKAVPYQGAQTVIDLFGTPETVGFYNSFTARCDDAGAAGLAARGIEASRDAATGELHALRGAGFASVQFHPESVLTLRGSAIVAELLAGLPVGG
- a CDS encoding 2-hydroxyacid dehydrogenase, which encodes MEILAFGVQSDEKPLIEAAFAGKHEVRCLDVFLNRDTAPIAAGYEVISTSVNADLGSAVLQTLATGGTQLIAQRSTGFNNIDLDVAERLGLRVARVSHYSPYSVAEFAWTLAMAVNRRVIRAAGRTRDFDFRLDGLLGRDLHGRTVGVIGTGKIGEAFTRIAHGFGMRLLGWDVAENPACAELGMRYVDKERLLAEADVISLHVPLLPATHHLIDKDALALMKDDAILVNSSRGGLVDTSALVGELRAGRFLGVGLDVYEAEAGLFFLDKSLEGVDDDTLARLVTFPNVIVTSHQAYYTRDAVGQIIDATVANVDDYLAGRTGENVLVPARPGA